The Magnolia sinica isolate HGM2019 chromosome 9, MsV1, whole genome shotgun sequence genome contains a region encoding:
- the LOC131256791 gene encoding D-3-phosphoglycerate dehydrogenase 1, chloroplastic-like: protein MAFASAKATLSPPISSPSNCPAHLLKSSPSISFSISHPRPRSPFLGQSLKIPTFSLSLSKPRHLKISAVDSKPTVLVSEKLGEAGLHVLRSFTNVDCSYNLSPEELCSKISLCDALIVRSGTKVTREVFEAGKGRLKVVGRAGVGIDNVDLQAATEYGCLVVNAPTANTVAAAEHGIALLAAMARNVAQADASMKAGKWQRNKYVGVSLVGKTLAVMGFGKVGSEVARRAKGLGMHVIAHDPYAPADRARAIGAELVSFDEAISTADFISLHMPLIPATSKIFNDESFAKMKKGVRIINVARGGVIDEDALVRALDNGTVAQAALDVFTEEPAPKDSKLVQHENVTVTPHLGASTVEAQEGVAIEIAEAVVGALNGELAATAVNAPMVPAEVLSELASYVVLAEKLGRLAVQLVAGGSGIQSVKVVYTSARAPDDLDTRLLRAMITKGIIEPISSVYVNLVNADFTAKQRGLRISEERTVVDGSPEYPLESIQVLIANVESKFASALSESGEIRVEGKVKDGVPHLTRVGPFSVDVSLEGNVILCRQFDQPGLIGRVGNILAEKNVNVNFMSVGRTARWKQAIMAIGVDEEPDKETLKKIGEIPAIEEFAFLKL, encoded by the exons ATGGCCTTTGCATCCGCCAAAGCTACTCTCTCTCCTCCCATATCTTCTCCATCCAACTGTCCAGCTCATCTCCTCAAATCCTCCCCGTCGATCTCATTCTCCATATCCCATCCTCGGCCCCGCTCTCCCTTCCTCGGCCAATCCCTCAAAATCCCcaccttctccctctccctctccaagcCCCGCCATCTCAAGATCTCTGCTGTTGATTCGAAACCGACGGTCCTGGTCTCGGAGAAGCTGGGAGAAGCTGGGCTTCACGTCCTTCGGAGCTTCACGAACGTCGATTGCTCCTACAACCTGTCCCCTGAGGAGCTCTGCTCGAAGATCTCGCTCTGTGATGCGCTGATCGTGCGGAGCGGGACGAAGGTGACGAGGGAAGTTTTCGAGGCTGGGAAGGGGCGGTTGAAGGTCGTCGGCCGGGCTGGGGTCGGGATCGACAACGTCGATCTGCAGGCTGCAACGGAGTACGGATGCCTCGTTGTCAATGCCCCCACGGCCAACACGGTCGCTGCCGCCGAGCATGGGATCGCGCTCCTTGCTGCCATGGCGAGGAATGTCGCGCAGGCCGATGCGTCGATGAAAGCTG GGAAATGGCAACGAAACAAGTATGTTGGTGTCTCTCTGGTTGGAAAGACATTAGCTGTGATGGGGTTTGGAAAAGTTGGATCTGAAGTTGCTCGACGTGCGAAAGGCTTGGGGATGCATGTTATTGCACATGATCCTTACGCCCCTGCTGACAGAGCCCGTGCAATTGGTGCAGAGCTGGTTTCTTTTGATGAGGCCATATCTACTGCAGATTTCATCTCACTCCATATGCCACTCATCCCTGCGACATCGAAGATCTTCAATGATGAATCTTTTGCGAAGATGAAGAAGGGAGTGCGGATTATCAATGTTGCTAGGGGTGGAGTTATAGATGAAGATGCTTTGGTGAGAGCACTCGATAATGGAACTGTTGCTCAG GCAGCACTTGATGTGTTCACGGAAGAGCCTGCGCCAAAAGACAGCAAATTAGTGCAGCATGAGAATGTCACGGTTACACCTCACCTTGGAGCAAGCACGGTTGAAGCTCAG GAAGGTGTAGCTATCGAAATAGCAGAGGCTGTTGTTGGAGCATTGAATGGTGAACTTGCCGCCACTGCTGTGAATGCACCGATGGTTCCAGCCGAG GTTTTGTCTGAGTTAGCTTCTTATGTGGTTCTGGCTGAGAAATTGGGAAGGCTGGCTGTGCAGTTGGTTGCTGGAGGGAGCGGAATTCAGTCAGTCAAGGTGGTCTACACATCAGCTCGAGCTCCCGATGACTTGGACACGAGGCTGCTCAGGGCCATGATCACCAAAGGCATCATAGAGCCGATATCGAGCGTGTATGTCAACCTGGTCAATGCCGACTTCACGGCAAAGCAGAGGGGTCTTCGGATCAGCGAGGAGCGGACAGTTGTTGACGGCTCTCCCGAGTACCCTCTCGAGTCCATCCAGGTCCTCATTGCAAACGTGGAGTCGAAGTTCGCCAGCGCCTTATCCGAATCCGGCGAAATCAGAGTGGAGGGCAAGGTGAAGGATGGGGTTCCGCACCTCACCCGTGTGGGGCCTTTCAGTGTGGACGTGAGCCTTGAAGGGAATGTGATACTTTGCAGACAGTTCGACCAGCCCGGCTTGATTGGGCGAGTCGGGAACATCCTTGCAGAGAAGAATGTGAATGTGAACTTCATGAGTGTGGGTCGGACGGCGCGGTGGAAGCAAGCTATTATGGCCATTGGTGTTGATGAGGAACCTGACAAGGAGACCCTCAAGAAGATTGGTGAGATACCGGCCATTGAAGAGTTTGCGTTCCTCAAGCTATAA